The following are encoded in a window of Sphaeramia orbicularis chromosome 20, fSphaOr1.1, whole genome shotgun sequence genomic DNA:
- the LOC115411668 gene encoding proline-rich protein 2-like, which translates to MAKLSSAEPHPKTNSVFPTVPALQQEVPAVSPKQSGGPPPSASGCPEDPGGPPLFAPSFPEDPGGSPPPACGCPEDPNGPPPSASGLPEDPGGPPSHTSGCPKDPGGPPSHTSGCPKDPGGPTPSASGCPEDPGGPPPSASSCPEDPGGPPPPAFSCPEDPSGPLPSASSFSEDPGSPSPPSSGCPEEPGSPPPHSSSCPEDPDTGGPPPLACGLTQGPWRPPTSASGCPEDPGGPLPLASGCLEDPGNPRLPPPTVWRP; encoded by the exons CTGTCCAGCGCAGAGCCGCATCCCAAGACCAATTCGGTCTTTCCTACGGTGCCTGCGCTCCAGCAAGAAGTACCAGCAGTATCTCCGAAGCAGAGCGGCGGACCCCCGCCTTCTGCCTCTGGCTGTCCAGAGGACCCCGGCGGACCCCCCCTTTTCGCCCCCAGCTTCCCAGAAGACCCCGGCGGCTCCCCGCCCCCCGCCTGCGGCTGTCCGGAGGACCCCAACGGACCCCCGCCTTCAGCCTCCGGCTTACcggaggaccccggcggccccccgtCCCACACCTCCGGCTGCCCCaaggaccccggcggccccccgtCCCACACCTCCGGCTGTCCCAAGGACCCCGGCGGACCCACGCCTTCCGCttccggctgtcccgaggaccccggtgGACCCCCGCCTTCTGCCTCCAGCTGTCcggaggaccccggcggccccccgcCCCCCGCCTTCAGCTGTCCGGAGGACCCCAGCGGACCCCTGCCTTCCGCCTCCAGCTTTTCGGAGGACCCCGGCAGCCCCTCGCCCCCCTcctccggctgtcccgaggaACCCGGCAGCCCCCCGCCCCACTCCTCcagctgtcccgaggacccc GACACTGGCGGCCCCCCGCCTTTGGCCTGTGGGCTAACCCAAGGACCCTGGCGGCCCCCCACTTCCGCCtctggctgtcccgaggaccccggtgGACCCCTCCCCCTTGCCTCCGGCTGTCTGGAAGACCCCGGCAacccccgccttccgcctcccACTGTCTGGAGGCCCTGA